One window of the Pseudofrankia sp. DC12 genome contains the following:
- a CDS encoding site-specific integrase has product MDFTAITAPAWRRFAKEYLLARLAPTLDEVAVLAHAYRTPLALTSCHQRLRALTGWLNWLTSHGVSSLDQVSQQHCDRYLNQRRARHDPDGNPVGPLGDYSVRLIAAVIIELAYYTELFTADRYPPGFLPWSGRSAWAVTGANPPGSNTTPVVRQQVLAPMLAATLYLVGTLAEPITLLRRGLAAHQDQVRALPGSHATPAALRVVLRRHESTGIPLEQVADHIVHGRLARGWADDDPLLAVNLHALARRTGRAKISNTTVQALRPAIEHTLRLVGVERPWGRDAPHVERADGAGPIRWTLPIDEADVRYLADHLFTACLLVTATVTGMRECELMELRTGCRRPPAEDTLDRHRLTGTLVKGQPLGGTRDEWVVIGEVDHAIAVAERLHRTERRDGDLLFGRFAFASRYQHLRSWVNGPAGRRLGLDPIPDDPVNPRMLRRTLAQELAYRPGGLLATKIHLKHVSVATTEGYAARPGGAQAKLLAEISEHETERNQQLILAEYRNHQQQIMPAGPGARDLTALFAHIDAELSAHAPIAPGVLDSDKHVINLLSKRAGTLHLGAANYCWFIDPARALCLTLAGTPTADKPLAGMCDSARCPQATHHPCHRDVWADTVTQATAFLGNLGRTHTAERARLRGELARAQRVLDAIDTASGSSTASDAESE; this is encoded by the coding sequence ATGGACTTCACCGCGATCACCGCCCCGGCCTGGCGGCGCTTCGCCAAGGAGTACCTGCTCGCCCGGCTGGCACCCACCCTCGACGAGGTGGCCGTGCTCGCGCACGCCTACCGGACACCGCTGGCGCTGACCAGCTGCCACCAGCGGCTGCGCGCGCTGACCGGCTGGCTGAACTGGCTGACCAGCCACGGCGTGTCCAGCCTGGATCAGGTCAGCCAGCAGCACTGCGACCGGTATCTGAACCAGCGGCGGGCCCGGCACGATCCCGACGGGAACCCGGTCGGCCCGCTCGGGGACTACAGCGTCCGCCTGATCGCCGCGGTCATCATCGAGCTCGCCTACTACACCGAGCTGTTCACCGCCGACCGCTACCCGCCCGGCTTCCTGCCCTGGTCGGGACGATCAGCCTGGGCGGTAACAGGGGCCAACCCGCCCGGGTCCAACACCACCCCGGTGGTGCGCCAGCAGGTGCTGGCGCCGATGCTCGCCGCCACGCTCTACCTCGTCGGCACGCTCGCCGAGCCCATCACCCTGCTGCGCCGCGGGCTGGCCGCCCACCAGGACCAGGTACGGGCGCTACCCGGCTCGCACGCCACACCCGCCGCCCTGCGGGTCGTCCTGCGCCGCCACGAGTCCACCGGCATTCCGTTGGAGCAGGTCGCCGACCACATCGTGCACGGTCGGCTGGCCCGGGGCTGGGCCGACGACGACCCGCTGCTGGCGGTCAACCTGCACGCCCTGGCCCGCCGCACCGGCCGCGCCAAGATCAGCAACACGACCGTGCAGGCGCTGCGGCCGGCGATCGAACACACCCTCCGCCTGGTCGGCGTCGAACGGCCCTGGGGCCGCGACGCCCCGCACGTCGAGCGGGCCGACGGCGCGGGCCCCATCCGGTGGACACTGCCGATCGACGAAGCCGACGTGCGCTACCTGGCCGACCACCTGTTCACCGCCTGCCTGCTGGTGACCGCCACCGTCACCGGGATGCGCGAGTGCGAGCTGATGGAACTGCGCACCGGCTGCCGCCGCCCACCCGCCGAGGACACCCTCGACCGGCACCGGCTGACCGGCACCCTCGTCAAAGGCCAGCCCCTCGGCGGCACCCGCGACGAATGGGTCGTCATCGGCGAGGTCGACCACGCCATCGCCGTCGCCGAACGGCTCCACAGAACGGAGCGCCGCGACGGTGACCTGCTGTTCGGCCGGTTTGCCTTCGCGTCCCGCTACCAGCACCTACGCTCCTGGGTGAACGGGCCGGCCGGCCGGCGGCTCGGCCTGGACCCCATCCCCGACGACCCGGTCAACCCGCGGATGCTGCGCCGCACCCTCGCCCAAGAACTCGCCTACCGGCCCGGCGGCCTGCTCGCCACGAAAATCCATTTGAAGCATGTGTCGGTGGCGACGACCGAGGGCTACGCCGCCCGGCCCGGCGGCGCCCAAGCGAAACTGCTCGCCGAGATCAGCGAACACGAAACCGAACGCAACCAGCAGCTGATCCTCGCCGAATACCGCAACCACCAGCAGCAGATCATGCCCGCTGGGCCTGGCGCCCGGGACCTGACCGCCTTGTTCGCGCACATCGACGCCGAGCTCTCCGCCCACGCCCCCATCGCGCCCGGGGTCCTCGACAGCGACAAACATGTGATCAACCTGCTGTCCAAACGGGCCGGGACGCTGCACCTCGGCGCCGCGAACTACTGCTGGTTCATCGACCCGGCCCGCGCGCTCTGCCTGACACTCGCCGGCACCCCGACCGCGGACAAGCCCCTGGCCGGGATGTGCGACTCCGCCCGCTGCCCGCAGGCCACCCACCACCCCTGCCACCGCGACGTCTGGGCCGACACGGTCACCCAGGCCACCGCCTTCCTTGGCAACCTCGGCCGCACCCACACCGCCGAACGCGCCCGGCTACGCGGTGAACTCGCCCGCGCCCAACGTGTCCTGGACGCGATCGACACCGCGTCTGGATCATCCACGGCTTCCGACGCCGAAAGCGAGTAG
- a CDS encoding site-specific integrase: protein MYLTFFSGAGWQGWDVAAAPAIPERMPVLVDDDLRFDGDGGVPRPAVVVNRWLWELPTRGAPASATWAAYARVLRDWIEFLTGLGVGLFDGREALKRALGAYAAHRADGPVAARFAATTWNRHVSVLSCFYQWAVAEGYAVAVPFSYAQGRAGFAGPAGPVRVNLARRRTPKAHVTIKYLEAEFAEMFVRALAGLRPDGVADEGYRGRELERNAAMARLALASGLRRAEFTYLLVYEVPALPRAARDLPVPLAVPAGVAKGRKPRTTWVDHAALEAVHRYVGLDRAASTAGSSWRPPPRWGTPLHVSDPDPIGGRVNGVRVRWASLRPADRRRLVDPDGGSCLLALRGDGGPFTAWDSVFTRASERIREAFEPRFPHVHPHRLRHSFALATLEKLVGGYYRQAAALTAATGGEGGPDVALALYLSKADPLMVLRDLLGHSSVMVTETYLRRLDTTRIYRDAYQHAGAAHGLTADPAAQREADAEFTGTYVEGDEF from the coding sequence GTGTATCTGACCTTCTTCTCCGGTGCGGGCTGGCAGGGCTGGGATGTGGCGGCGGCGCCGGCGATCCCTGAGCGGATGCCGGTGCTGGTCGATGACGATCTGCGGTTCGACGGCGACGGTGGTGTGCCGCGGCCGGCGGTCGTGGTGAACCGGTGGCTGTGGGAGCTGCCCACGAGGGGTGCGCCGGCGAGCGCGACGTGGGCGGCCTACGCGCGGGTGCTGCGGGACTGGATCGAGTTCCTCACGGGCCTCGGGGTCGGTCTGTTCGACGGCCGGGAGGCGTTGAAGCGGGCGCTGGGGGCGTATGCGGCGCACCGGGCGGACGGGCCGGTGGCGGCGCGGTTCGCGGCGACGACCTGGAACCGGCACGTGAGCGTGTTGTCGTGCTTCTACCAGTGGGCGGTGGCCGAGGGGTATGCGGTGGCGGTGCCGTTCAGCTATGCCCAGGGCCGCGCCGGTTTCGCCGGTCCGGCCGGGCCGGTGCGGGTGAATCTGGCCCGGCGGCGGACACCGAAGGCGCACGTGACCATCAAGTATCTGGAGGCCGAGTTCGCGGAGATGTTCGTGCGCGCGCTGGCGGGGCTGCGGCCCGATGGCGTGGCGGACGAGGGCTATCGGGGCCGGGAGTTGGAACGCAACGCCGCGATGGCCCGGTTGGCGTTGGCGAGCGGGCTGCGCCGGGCGGAGTTCACCTACCTGCTGGTCTACGAGGTCCCGGCGCTGCCCCGAGCGGCGAGGGACCTGCCGGTGCCGCTGGCGGTGCCGGCGGGAGTGGCCAAGGGCCGCAAACCCCGGACCACCTGGGTTGATCACGCCGCGTTGGAGGCGGTGCACCGCTATGTGGGGCTGGACCGGGCGGCGAGCACGGCCGGGTCGTCGTGGCGTCCCCCGCCCCGGTGGGGAACGCCACTGCACGTCAGCGACCCCGACCCGATCGGCGGGCGGGTCAACGGGGTCCGGGTGCGCTGGGCGAGCCTGCGTCCCGCGGACCGGCGGCGCCTCGTCGACCCGGACGGTGGGTCGTGCCTGCTGGCGCTGCGCGGTGACGGCGGGCCGTTCACCGCGTGGGACAGCGTGTTCACCCGCGCCTCAGAGCGCATCCGCGAGGCTTTCGAGCCCCGCTTCCCGCATGTCCACCCGCACCGGCTGCGGCACTCGTTCGCCCTCGCCACGTTGGAGAAGCTGGTCGGCGGCTACTACCGGCAGGCCGCGGCGCTCACGGCGGCGACCGGCGGCGAGGGCGGCCCGGACGTGGCGTTGGCGTTGTATCTGTCCAAGGCCGACCCGCTGATGGTGCTGCGTGACCTACTCGGCCACTCCTCCGTGATGGTCACCGAAACCTACCTGCGCCGGTTGGACACCACCCGCATCTACCGGGACGCCTACCAGCACGCCGGCGCCGCCCACGGCCTGACGGCCGACCCTGCTGCGCAGCGTGAGGCGGACGCGGAGTTCACCGGCACCTACGTGGAGGGGGACGAGTTCTGA
- a CDS encoding toll/interleukin-1 receptor domain-containing protein, producing the protein MAWQLEDSRYSVLIQAWDFVAGSNWQFRMNDGVQRATRTIAILSAAYLDSVYGQQEWQAAQAADPTGFGRKLLPIRVEDCDRPGLLHGVVSIDLFGLAADDAQRDLLDQVRNSLNGRAKPTSAPAFPARPRSAPPISKPAFPRAPRPAPAPRLTGTGHSGQPPRSAASRGKPATAAAVSASPSTTGGWARRSMSCCASAMTASTASRWAGVVAVR; encoded by the coding sequence GTGGCTTGGCAGTTGGAGGACTCTCGCTACAGCGTCTTGATCCAGGCTTGGGACTTCGTCGCCGGCTCGAACTGGCAGTTTCGCATGAACGATGGGGTGCAGCGAGCGACTCGGACGATCGCGATCCTGTCTGCCGCCTACCTCGATTCCGTCTACGGCCAACAGGAGTGGCAAGCAGCCCAAGCCGCTGATCCCACAGGCTTCGGCCGCAAACTCCTGCCGATCCGTGTCGAGGACTGCGACCGGCCCGGACTGCTCCACGGAGTGGTGTCCATCGACCTATTCGGCCTAGCCGCCGATGACGCGCAGCGTGACCTGCTCGACCAAGTGCGTAACTCCCTGAACGGCCGAGCCAAACCCACCTCGGCACCCGCATTCCCTGCGCGCCCCCGCAGCGCCCCACCTATCAGCAAGCCCGCCTTTCCTCGCGCACCCAGGCCAGCACCCGCTCCGCGGCTCACAGGAACCGGACACAGCGGGCAACCACCGAGGTCGGCGGCCAGCCGCGGGAAGCCAGCCACCGCGGCGGCCGTGTCGGCGTCGCCGAGCACGACCGGCGGGTGGGCGCGGCGCAGCATGTCGTGCTGCGCGTCGGCGATGACCGCCTCGACCGCCTCACGCTGGGCGGGGGTGGTGGCGGTGAGGTAA
- a CDS encoding type II toxin-antitoxin system prevent-host-death family antitoxin, with translation MSTPEITQRDLRSKSREIMDAVEHGQSFTVTRDGHRIGQLVPIRRRRRFVSRQEFAAMSRNVPDAGLEAFRADQDAAADHEATSAYDQ, from the coding sequence GTGAGTACTCCTGAGATCACGCAGCGGGACCTGCGGTCGAAGTCGCGGGAAATCATGGACGCCGTCGAGCATGGGCAGTCGTTCACGGTCACTCGGGATGGTCACCGGATCGGACAGCTCGTCCCGATCCGACGTCGGCGCCGGTTCGTCTCGCGGCAGGAGTTCGCCGCGATGTCGCGCAACGTGCCTGACGCCGGTCTGGAGGCGTTCCGCGCCGACCAGGACGCGGCAGCCGACCACGAGGCCACGAGCGCCTATGACCAGTGA
- a CDS encoding type II toxin-antitoxin system VapC family toxin, producing the protein MTSEPVRQGLLDTNILILRRWVDVAELPDEMAISVVTLAELSAGPHQVRRNDEQDLYDEHEERARRMEILQRAENEFDPIPFDTEAARVYGRLTAAVVAAGRKPRRRTADLMIAATAVAEDLPLFTTNPGDYTGLEKLLRTVPVTRPPLPHEKKP; encoded by the coding sequence ATGACCAGTGAGCCCGTCCGGCAGGGCCTGCTGGACACCAACATCCTGATCCTGCGCCGCTGGGTCGATGTCGCCGAGCTTCCGGACGAGATGGCGATCAGCGTGGTGACGCTGGCGGAGCTGTCCGCCGGGCCGCACCAGGTCCGGCGCAACGACGAGCAGGACCTGTACGACGAGCACGAGGAACGGGCCCGGCGGATGGAGATACTCCAACGCGCAGAGAACGAGTTCGACCCGATCCCGTTCGACACCGAGGCCGCGCGAGTCTACGGCCGACTGACCGCAGCCGTCGTCGCCGCAGGTCGCAAACCGCGCCGCCGCACCGCGGACCTCATGATTGCCGCTACTGCGGTCGCCGAGGACCTCCCGCTGTTCACCACCAATCCCGGCGACTACACCGGCTTGGAAAAGCTCCTACGCACGGTTCCAGTCACGAGGCCGCCCTTGCCCCACGAGAAGAAGCCCTGA